Proteins from a genomic interval of Crassostrea angulata isolate pt1a10 chromosome 7, ASM2561291v2, whole genome shotgun sequence:
- the LOC128193252 gene encoding L-proline trans-4-hydroxylase-like isoform X2, whose product MGIAEYEIKDNSLKVTDDAKRHFDEDGCIIVRGLLSDSELQKVHRTVENPELVKHQYGRPDKKGKEPKLVLWQHPGNDVTGMVARSRKVAETCQQLLGGEVYHYHTKLITKEPYIGGTFEWHQDYGYWYKYGCLFPDMMTVFVALDDCNKENGCLQVLKGSHKCGRIDHLIVAEQTGADVERVQEIEKVCDLIHVELKAGDALFFHCNVLHTSSDNTSGNQRRALVIAYNRASNDPGPHEKHPGYTPQHTVENSAIASCENFSDFSGKDFWANSLKRDTTCQN is encoded by the exons ATGGGTATTGCAG AGTACGAAATTAAAGATAATTCGCTTAAAGTGACCGATGACGCCAAGAGGCATTTTGATGAGGATGGATGCATAATAGTAAG AGGATTGTTATCTGACTCCGAGCTACAGAAGGTTCACAGGACTGTAGAAAACCCAGAACTTGTGAAACATCAGTATGGA AGACCCGACAAGAAAGGCAAAGAACCAAAGTTGGTTTTATGGCAGCATCCAGGAAATGACGTCACGGGAATGGTGGCGCGCTCTAGAAAAGTTGCAGAGACATGTCAACAG TTGTTAGGGGGAGAGGTTTACCATTACCACACAAAGTTAATCACCAAAGAACCATACATAGGAGGGACGTTCGAATGGCATCAGGATTACGG gTACTGGTATAAATATGGTTGTCTCTTTCCTGACATGATGACTGTATTTGTTGCTTTAGATGACTGCAACAAGGAGAACGGTTGCTTGCAG GTCCTGAAAGGCTCACACAAATGTGGACGGATTGACCATTTGATTGTGGCTGAACAAACAGGAGCTGACGTCGAAAGAGTTCAGGAAATAGAGAAAGTGTGTGATCTGATTCACGTGGAATTAAAAGCAG GCGATGCTTTATTCTTCCACTGTAACGTGCTTCATACTAGTAGTGACAATACAAGCGGGAACCAGAGACGAGCACTCGTTATAGCTTACAATAGGGCTTCCAACGATCCGGGCCCACACGAAAAACATCCAGGATATACTCCTCAACACACA GTTGAGAATTCTGCCATAGCGAGTTGCGAAAACTTCAGTGACTTTTCTGGCAAAGACTTTTGGGCAAACAGCCTCAAGCGTGATACGACATGTCAAAACTGA
- the LOC128193252 gene encoding L-proline trans-4-hydroxylase-like isoform X1, whose translation MGIAEYEIKDNSLKVTDDAKRHFDEDGCIIVRGLLSDSELQKVHRTVENPELVKHQYGRPDKKGKEPKLVLWQHPGNDVTGMVARSRKVAETCQQLLGGEVYHYHTKLITKEPYIGGTFEWHQDYGYWYKYGCLFPDMMTVFVALDDCNKENGCLQVLKGSHKCGRIDHLIVAEQTGADVERVQEIEKVCDLIHVELKAGDALFFHCNVLHTSSDNTSGNQRRALVIAYNRASNDPGPHEKHPGYTPQHTVHISHILIETNKNINISELHAYIFHFVFIYRLRILP comes from the exons ATGGGTATTGCAG AGTACGAAATTAAAGATAATTCGCTTAAAGTGACCGATGACGCCAAGAGGCATTTTGATGAGGATGGATGCATAATAGTAAG AGGATTGTTATCTGACTCCGAGCTACAGAAGGTTCACAGGACTGTAGAAAACCCAGAACTTGTGAAACATCAGTATGGA AGACCCGACAAGAAAGGCAAAGAACCAAAGTTGGTTTTATGGCAGCATCCAGGAAATGACGTCACGGGAATGGTGGCGCGCTCTAGAAAAGTTGCAGAGACATGTCAACAG TTGTTAGGGGGAGAGGTTTACCATTACCACACAAAGTTAATCACCAAAGAACCATACATAGGAGGGACGTTCGAATGGCATCAGGATTACGG gTACTGGTATAAATATGGTTGTCTCTTTCCTGACATGATGACTGTATTTGTTGCTTTAGATGACTGCAACAAGGAGAACGGTTGCTTGCAG GTCCTGAAAGGCTCACACAAATGTGGACGGATTGACCATTTGATTGTGGCTGAACAAACAGGAGCTGACGTCGAAAGAGTTCAGGAAATAGAGAAAGTGTGTGATCTGATTCACGTGGAATTAAAAGCAG GCGATGCTTTATTCTTCCACTGTAACGTGCTTCATACTAGTAGTGACAATACAAGCGGGAACCAGAGACGAGCACTCGTTATAGCTTACAATAGGGCTTCCAACGATCCGGGCCCACACGAAAAACATCCAGGATATACTCCTCAACACACAGTACATATTTCACACATATTAATAGAGaccaacaaaaatattaacatttctgAATTGCATGCATACATTTTTCATTTCGTGTTCATTTACAGGTTGAGAATTCTGCCATAG
- the LOC128193251 gene encoding LOW QUALITY PROTEIN: uncharacterized protein LOC128193251 (The sequence of the model RefSeq protein was modified relative to this genomic sequence to represent the inferred CDS: inserted 2 bases in 1 codon): MAERVLKIGFTGAGAINFGRPHLPWDHASRLEQTGGIEVVGIVELDEKLAXSSAKYGSIYKNCKIFKNYKDLIKLQPDAVFIGIPPAYRGSFGEGKDLELQFARAGIHVFVEKPLSVLPPEEFMSYAKAVTETCTEKNVIVSVGYMFRYHAGILKMKELIKQHGSKVMALNARYYFAYTQAVNKYWFNEDFSGGPIVEQATHFCDLARYIVSDVEIDTIHTLLLKDSDPSGAGHLDYVPQEAEDDITPAKRIPRVTMSHWRFKDGGLGTLMHSVALPGTRYEANIDVQLDGLKLSLIEPYEKDCILRVRSINNEDANKDQDFTFPSDDSYLTELGTFIKAIRTNDPSLVKSPYSDAALTYQMTWAIRRAS, translated from the exons ATGGCAGAAAGGGTTTTGAAGATAGGATTCACTGGCGCTGGTGCTATCAATTTTGGTCGTCCGCATTTGCCCTGGGACCACGCCTCCCGCCTTGAGCAGACTGGCGGCATCGAAGTCGTAGGCATCGTAGAACTGGATGAAAAGTTAGC GTCGTCTGCTAAGTATGGCAGtatttacaaaaattgtaaaatcttCAAGAACTACAAGGATCTCATTAAACTGCAGCCAGACGCAGTATTCATCGGAATACCACCTGCCTACAGAGGGTCTTTTGGTGAGGGTAAAGATCTGGAGCTTCAATTTGCACGAGCAGGAATACACGTGTTCGTAGAGAAGCCCCTTTCGGTATTGCCACCAGAGGAGTTCATGTCCTACGCTAAAGCTGTGACGGAGACGTGTACGGAGAAGAATGTTATTGTGTCTGTGGGATACATGTTCAG ATACCATGCTGGCATACTCAAGATGAAGGAACTGATAAAGCAACATGGGAGTAAGGTGATGGCACTGAACGCGCGATATTACTTCGCCTACACTCAAGCTGTCAACAAGTACTGGTTCAACGAAGACTTCAGCGGGGGACCAATAGTCGAGCAGGCCACTCACTTCTGCGACTTGGCGCGCTATATTGTAAGTGACGTAGAAATAGACACAATTCATACTCTTCTACTCAAAGATTCAGATCCTAGCGGCGCAGGTCATCTAGACTACGTACCCCAAGAAGCCGAGGACGACATTACACCCGCCAAAAGAATCCCAAGAGTTACAATGAGCCACTGGCGATTCAAAGATGGCGGACTTGGAACACTGATGCATTCAGTTGCCCTTCCAGGAACAAGGTACGAAGCCAATATAGACGTTCAGCTAGACGGCCTCAAACTGTCGCTCATTGAACCGTACGAGAAGGACTGCATTCTACGAGTCCGTAGTATCAATAATGAGGACGCTAACAAGGACCAAGACTTCACTTTTCCTTCTGACGATTCGTACCTGACCGAGCTAGGGACCTTTATAAAGGCCATTCGTACAAACGACCCTTCTTTGGTAAAGAGTCCCTACAGTGACGCGGCTCTTACCTATCAGATGACATGGGCCATTCGGAGGGCGTCATAG